The Penaeus vannamei isolate JL-2024 chromosome 16, ASM4276789v1, whole genome shotgun sequence genome includes a window with the following:
- the LOC113818126 gene encoding glutamate receptor 4: MVILAAALTVIVAVAVQAQPDDASARGLAAAPGRSPSGTSSARKLARMAATSAAENVTYIRIAAETWQPYFLIGQGANGETVYSGIMWDLLQMLATKMNLRFEIYRPPDGMWGVELPNGSWNGMLGMIQRQEVDMALGPFAVSYQRTKVADFPASIFVLPHRLYLPRPRGSPDLSDFVRLFHPLVWLMVLLSVCVVSLAVWAASRMEAQSQHTLAVPLPAFKVLLQVWASLMQESCEWRGVGVGRALMGMWFLVTLVLMNTYSGLLVASLSFPKVAIPIASVEELVAQDKLPWRLEQGGIILHTFETADVKMYKTLLQGSKGFFPDCFAAREDIARGRFAGLCDVLAGDMMVAKTFSSTGRCDFYSPRQNIVTHTYTLVLQKNSPLKENVNFWLQELQERGWVDQLVNQRVNNGTICKLSPGQEVGQVPPSPLAIMQMWGVFAILAVGLGVGSFVFLLEKMANLLH, from the exons ATGGTCATCCTAGCGGCCGCCCTCACAGTGATCGTGGCAGTCGCCGTGCAGGCGCAGCCCGACGACGCGAGCGCTCGAGGTCTCGCGGCGGCCCCCGGGAGGAGCCCATCCGGGACTTCGTCGGCCAGGAAGCTCGCCAGGATGGCAGCCACAAGCGCAGCCGAAAATGTCACTTATATCAGGATTGCGGCAGAGACG TGGCAGCCATACTTCCTCATCGGCCAAGGCGCCAACGGAGAAACGGTTTACTCTGGCATCATGTGGGATCTCCTGCAGATGCTGGCCACTAAGATGAACCTTCG gTTCGAGATATACCGGCCCCCCGACGGCATGTGGGGGGTGGAGCTTCCCAACGGCAGTTGGAACGGCATGTTGGGCATGATCCAGAGGCAG GAAGTCGACATGGCGCTCGGTCCCTTTGCGGTATCGTACCAACGCACGAAAGTGGCGGACTTCCCAGCCAGCATTTTCGTGCTGCCTCACCGCCTGTACCTGCCGAGGCCGCGTGGATCCCCTGACCTCAGTGATTTCGTTCGGTTGTTTCACCCACTG GTGTGGTTGATGGTTCTCCTGAGTGTCTGCGTGGTGTCCCTGGCGGTCTGGGCAGCCTCGAGGATGGAAGCGCAGAGTCAACACACGCTCGCGGTTCCTCTGCCTGCTTTCAAGGTTCTGTTGCAGGTCTGGGCGTCGCTGATGCAGGAAT CGTGCGAGTGGCGCGGCGTCGGCGTCGGGAGAGCTCTGATGGGCATGTGGTTTCTGGTGACCCTCGTGCTCATGAACACTTACAGCGGGCTCTTGGTGGCCTCCCTCAGCTTCCCGAAGGTCGCCATTCCGATCGCCTCCGTCGAGGAGCTGGTGGCGCAGGACAAACTGCCTTGGCGTCTTGAGCAGGGGGGCATCATCCTGCATACCTTTGAG ACAGCAGACGTCAAGATGTACAAGACGCTTCTGCAAGGAAGCAAAGGTTTCTTCCCGGATTGCTTTGCCGCTCGAGAGGACATTGCCAGGGGTCGATTCGCTG GACTCTGTGATGTATTGGCTGGAGATATGATGGTTGCCAAGACCTTCTCGAGCACCGGGAGATGCGATTTTTACAGTCCTCGGCAGAACATCGTTACGCACACTTATACGCTCGTGCTACAGAAGAACTCACCTTTGAAAGAGAATGTCAATTTCTG GCTTCAGGAGCTGCAGGAACGTGGCTGGGTGGATCAGCTGGTGAACCAACGGGTGAACAACGGCACCATCTGTAAGCTAAGTCCAGGGCAAGAAGTGGGTCAGGTCCCCCCGAGTCCGCTGGCGATTATGCAGATGTGGGGGGTCTTCGCCATTCTTGCCGTCG GGCTCGGCGTGGGGTCCTTTGTGTTCCTTCTTGAAAAGATGGCCAACCTTTTGCACTGA
- the LOC113818125 gene encoding facilitated trehalose transporter Tret1 → MSQMSPLARQVLASVFIGLTLSCMMVTLAYAAVAVPQMSLPDSPINFTPDEASWFATIPLLISIPGALVGGMMCEWLGPRRLLLLLSPLLCASFVLMRVAVWEVVVQAGLAEVLLLSCRVVQGTMVALMNPTVYMYTYEMTDARIRGAMTGLTDLWTAFGFLLCYLFGCFYSWEVIAWLVPLLTGVPSFIGLLFTPESPMWLVRKGKEQEALTTLMKYRCSTEEVIEEVKAATKTSNKDVSFVRSLQEVVKKPNLLGMVASALLLVMKEMSGNSGVNTYIVHIFQFAGVGLDPNWSSVVVGSVRFLFNGLCAFLIYNVPRRIALASGAVISAIAATSLGIFFFLQSIEYDVSYLGWVPLASLVFYIIGYAGALGPFCWLTSVEVLPGPVRSIGCGTTNAVYSAVAFLISKSFPDMQAAVGLHGIFWFYASSSIFILVIVLVFVPETYGMSMKDVERYWENVSASKKEKEKCESAKVDEPVPIVMVKY, encoded by the exons ATGTCGCAGATGTCTCCTTTAGCTCGCCAG GTCCTTGCATCAGTGTTCATCGGCCTCACCCTCTCGTGCATGATGGTTACTTTGGCATATGCTGCAGTTGCCGTGCCTCAGATGTCATTACCTGACTCACCTATAAACTTCACACCGGATGAAGCCAGTTGGTTTG CCACCATCCCTCTCCTGATCTCCATCCCCGGGGCGCTCGTGGGCGGGATGATGTGCGAGTGGCTGGGGCCGAGGCGCCTGCTGCTCCTGCTGTCCCCTTTGCTGTGCGCGTCCTTCGTGCTCATGAGGGTGGCGGTGTGGGAGGTCGTGGTGCAGGCCGGCTTGGCGGAGGTCCTGCTTCTGTCGTGCAGAGTCGTTCAG GGAACCATGGTGGCCTTGATGAATCCAAcggtgtacatgtacacatacgaaatGACCGATGCACGGATAAGAGGCGCGATGACAGGACTCACCGATCTGTGGACGGCCTTTGGCTTTCTTCTGTGCTATTTGTTCGGCTGTTTCTACTCCTGGGAGGTGATCGCCTGGCTCGTTCCTCTTCTGACCGGAGTTCCTTCCTTCATCGGCCTTTTGTTCACTCCTGAATCGCCCATGTGGTTGGTGCGGAAGGGCAAGGAGCAAGAGGCCTTAACGACTCTCATGAAATACAGATGTTCTACAGAAGAGGTTATCGAAGAAGTGAAAGCTGCGACGAAGACCTCAAACAAGGACGTTTCTTTCGTGCGCTCTCTGCAGGAAGTCGTGAAGAAGCCGAATTTGTTGGGCATGGTGGCCTCTGCGTTGCTGTTGGTGATGAAGGAAATGAGCGGAAATTCGGGAGTCAATACATATATTGTCCACATTTTCCAGTTCGCAGGCGTGGGATTAGACCCAAACTGGAGCTCGGTGGTGGTCGGCTCAGTCCGCTTTCTGTTCAACGGTCTCTGCGCCTTCCTCATATACAACGTTCCTCGTAGAATCGCCCTGGCCAGCGGGGCAGTCATCTCCGCCATTGCAGCTACAAGTCTcggcattttcttcttccttcagaGTATCGAATACGACGTGTCTTATCTCGGATGGGTCCCCCTCGCCAGTCTCGTCTTTTACATCATCGGTTACGCGGGAGCGCTGGGGCCCTTCTGCTGGCTCACGTCAGTCGAGGTCCTGCCAGGTCCTGTGAGGTCCATCGGCTGCGGCACCACCAACGCCGTCTACTCTGCTGTGGCCTTCCTCATCTCCAAGTCCTTCCCGGACATGCAGGCAGCTGTAGGTCTACATGGGATTTTCTGGTTTTATGCAAGTTCTTCAATTTTCATTCTGGTTATTGTTCTCGTCTTTGTTCCCGAAACTTATGGCATGTCTATGAAAGATGTCGAACGATATTGGGAAAATGTCTCCGCgtcaaagaaggaaaaggaaaagtgcgAATCTGCAAAGGTTGATGAGCCAGTTCCTATAGTTATGGTGAAATATTAA